Proteins from one Mercurialis annua linkage group LG7, ddMerAnnu1.2, whole genome shotgun sequence genomic window:
- the LOC130014840 gene encoding uncharacterized protein LOC130014840, producing MKFYVEYRILDGTEILLDNLELSDSSESEWDSESVRSSDKDEDEHFYESDEDDAGAIDAELGMANSGEQTQYQSQLPEHVSRVNVDDFVVDLNEGETPNFTWQPGMEFQTGMTFKSCDAVQTRATAYSIAMGKEHQFHRTTPKTIVFFCRHNEICGWWLRATKLQANHTWTLTKYIGPHTCDHFMTGRDHRNFKSSQIVEFIKDLVLEQRDIRIKTLMAGIWERFSVMPTYKRTWLAKEKAICSAYGNWKDSFAKVCSFMANVKVTNPRSFWHAEGDPIYTNHSQNPRVRMFRRMFWTFYPMTAGFSFLKPVLFVDGTHLYGKYTMTLLIASAIDGNNHIMPLAFALVESESAASYEYFLSHLREHVIKERKVAIISDRAGGIITVLKRPEWAGVSHMFWITHLASNFNTHFKDKDLKKLAEKAGRAYQKKKFTRYMKIMKIKSPDGYKYLMNKEVLKKNQWARAYDVNGQRHNAMTTNYAESVNATLKNIRRLPITTMIEAIFRKLVEKYIFRWKFYKSLIDKDIEYTPICIQLL from the exons ATGAAGTTCTACGTTGAGTACCGGATTTTGGATGGAACTGAAATTTTGCTGGATAATTTGGAGTTAAGCGATTCGAGTGAGTCAGAGTGGGACAGTGAGTCAGTAAGGAGCAGTGACAAAGATGAAGACGAACACTTTTATGAGAGCGACGAAGATGATGCAGGAGCCATCGACGCCGAGTTAGGAATGGCCAATTCGGGAGAACAAACTCAGTACCAGTCGCAGCTCCCTGAACACGTTAGTCGTGTAAATGTTGACGATTTCGTAGTTGACTTGAATGAGGGTGAGACCCCGAATTTTACTTGGCAGCCTGGAATGGAGTTTCAAACGGGGATGACCTTCAAAAGTTGCGATGCTGTTCAGACCCGTGCAACCGCTTATTCAATCGCTATGGGGAAGGAGCACCAGTTTCATCGGACTACCCCCAAGACAATCGTGTTTTTTTGCCGACACAACGAAATCTGCGGATGGTGGTTGCGAGCAACCAAGCTACAGGCAAATCATACATGGACCCTGACAAAATATATAGGGCCACACACGTGCGATCATTTTATGACAGGTCGCGACCATCGAAACTTTAAGTCTAGTCAAATCGTAGAATTTATTAAGGACCTGGTGTTGGAACAACGCGACATTCGCATCAAGACGCTGATGGCTGGTATTTGGGAAAGATTTTCTGTAATGCCTACCTATAAAAGAACTTGGTTAGCTAAGGAGAAGGCAATATGCAGCGCCTACGGAAACTGGAAGGACTCTTTCGCCAAAGTTTGTAGCTTCATGGCCAATGTGAAGGTCACAAATCCCAGATCATTCTGGCATGCAGAAG GCGATCCAATTTACACAAACCACTCGCAAAATCCCCGAGTGAGAATGTTTCGCAGAATGTTTTGGACCTTCTACCCGATGACAGCTggattttcttttttgaaaccGGTGCTATTCGTTGACGGGACTCATTTGTATGGAAAATACACAATGACCTTGTTGATCGCATCGGCGATAGATGGAAACAATCACATAATGCCACTTGCCTTTGCACTTGTCGAATCGGAGAGCGCAGCAAGCTATGAATATTTTTTGAGTCATCTCCGGGAGCATGTTATCAAGGAGAGAAAAGTGGCAATTATTTCGGATCGCGCTGGTGGAATAATAACTGTTTTGAAGCGTCCGGAGTGGGCAGGTGTTTCTCACATGTTTTGGATAACGCATTTAGCGAGTAATTTCAATACTCATTTCAAAGATAAGGATTTGAAAAAACTGGCAGAAAAAGCAG GACGGGCTtaccagaaaaaaaaattcacaaggTATATGAAAATTATGAAGATCAAATCGCCTGATGGGTATAAATATTTGATGAATAAGGAAGTATTGAAGAAAAATCAGTGGGCAAGGGCGTATGACGTCAACGGACAACGTCACAATGCGATGACAACAAATTATGCTGAGTCTGTTAATGCGACGCTCAAGAATATCAGAAGGCTGCCTATCACCACAATGATTGAAGCTATTTTCCGTAAGCTTGTCGAAAAATACATTTTCCGTTGGAAATTTTATAAGTCATTGATCGACAAGGACATTGAGTACACGCCAATCTGCATCCAATTATTGTGA
- the LOC126657080 gene encoding proline-rich receptor-like protein kinase PERK12, translating into MPYVDSFFGDTTFTTTQDPPGPSESQVPPAPMPYSDSFFRHTTFANTQDPSAPSDSQVRQPPIPSFHSYPGEMGYTPLGTPSQPESDQSWPAPPTHSDVPWRTSIESDFIEQLFYYPAAPTVGQAPSSHQVPPSGSPQAQDPSQKYFSTTEPWCSGADLSADPFSGDRFQHFTPPGFTIYPDITSQDLRDTTPAPVIEQPHQPIDEDSDDSEDNDDSDNSDEGDGGDYNPVTDTSCHRRTQQGYDMRTRMRRPARYRD; encoded by the exons ATGCCGTATGTTGACTCATTTTTTGGAGATACGACCTTTACGACCACTCAGGATCCACCAGGGCCATCTGAGTCACAG GTCCCGCCGGCGCCGATGCCGTATAGTGACTCATTTTTTAGACATACGACATTTGCCAACACTCAAGATCCTTCTGCGCCATCTGATTCACAG GTTCGCCAGCCGCCGATTCCGTCTTTCCATTCATATCCGGGAGAGATGGGATATACTCCACTAGGTACGCCGTCTCAGCCAGAGTCAGATCAGTCATGGCCTGCACCGCCGACGCATTCAGATGTCCCATGGCGTACGTCGATAGAGTCGGATTTCATTGAACAGTTGTTCTACTATCCCGCCGCACCTACTGTAGGACAGGCGCCATCGTCACATCAGGTACCACCTTCTGGGTCGCCTCAGGCTCAAGATCCTTCGCAGAAGTATTTCTCGACTACGGAGCCGTGGTGCTCCGGTGCAGATCTGTCTGCTGATCCGTTTTCCGGTGATCGGTTTCAGCATTTTACGCCTCCTGGTTTTACCATTTATCCGGACATCACCTCGCAAGATCTGCGAGACACTACTCCAGCTCCAGTTATTGAACAGCCGCACCAGCCTATAGACGAAGACAGTGACGATTCAGAAGACAACGACGATTCTGATAACAGTGACGAGGGTGACGGTGGCGACTATAACCCTGTGACTGATACCTCATGTCACCGACGCACTCAGCAGGGTTATGACATGAGAACCCGCATGCGGCGACCGGCTCGATATCGTGACTAG